Proteins encoded within one genomic window of Etheostoma cragini isolate CJK2018 chromosome 21, CSU_Ecrag_1.0, whole genome shotgun sequence:
- the LOC117936992 gene encoding liprin-alpha-3-like isoform X4, producing MMMCEVMPTISEDGRSGTGGGPASPAGAGVGGTGGVIGGAGFGGREARSGGDEGGSTGNLESLMVNMLTERERLLENLRETQDCLGTAQLRLRELGHEKESLQRQLSIALPQEFAVLTKDLNVCREQLLEREEEIAELKAERNNTRLLLEHLECLVSRHERSLRMTVVKRQAQSPAGVSSEVEVLKALKSLFEHHKALDEKVRERLRVALERVSVLEDQLAASSQEVISLRDQIKRRQQGVDVGKDRLPNGPSTGLEDSELERQREGEIERQRAELSQLRERLALMCRQVGEIEEQLAAARREVTKSEEANQKLQREVKEALCQREDMEERITTLERRYLSAQREATSLHDIKDKLENELASKESLHRQSEEKNRQLQERLDEAKQKLQQTLQRAETLPEIEAQLAQRVAALNKAEERHGNFEERLRQMEAQLEEKNQELQRARQREKMNDEHNKRLSDTVDKLLSESNERLQLHLKERMAALEEKNALSEELSNMKKIQDDLIANKEQLLAELERIQLELDQLRGRPGSSYSRAGSVSSLPSTLFRRSLPGSSSELRYPQGGGSLPSGYSNSSSGVVVRRTHRGRWGAPRDDSNKYGEWDSGTMLGHGFEGGEGGCSDDEDDRETLFGSELLSPSGQTDVQTLAIMLQEQLEAINKEIKLIQEEKESTELRAEEIESRVSSVALDAPPIPPSSLGGRDSVGRGYMTPSITSSTLASPSPPSSGHSTPRLPHSPARETDRQNSKDGEECRALALIDSNPPVPRALRLDRMTHTHPGAGLDDLREFRSLSADGSTTASQDSLHKASKKKSIKSSIGRLFGKKEKGRIGASGRESASLASTPSDDLGSADPLGLAKLGTGTVEKDRRSKKKHDLLEEACRQGLPFASWDGPTVVTWLELWVGMPAWYVAACRANVKSGAIMANLSDTEIQREIGISNPLHRLKLRLAIQEMVSLTSPSAPASTRSSTSNIWMTHAEMESLTAATKPACLATPSPYYSLKICFDVVFFQLILTH from the exons ATGATGATGTGCGAGGTGATGCCCACCATTTCTGAGGATGGGCGAAGTGGGACCGGTGGGGGCCCTGCCTCACCTGCCGGGGCCGGAGTCGGAGGGACCGGAGGTGTGATCGGAGGAGCAGGCTTCGGTGGGAGGGAGGCCAGAAGCGGTGGAGACGAAGGAGGCAGCACAGGGAACCTGGAGTCGTTAATGGTCAACATGCTGACTGAGAGGGAGAGGCTGCTGGAGAACCTGAGGGAGACACAGGATTGCCTGGGAACGGCCCAGCTCCGCCTCCGCGAACTCGGCCACGAAAAGGAGTCACTTCAGAGGCAGCTGTCAATCGCTCTGCCACAG GAGTTTGCTGTGTTGACTAAAGACCTGAACGTTTGCCGGGAGCAGCTTctggagagggaggaggagattGCTGAGCTCAAGGCGGAGAGAAACAACACACGT TTGTTGCTGGAACACCTCGAGTGCCTGGTGTCTCGCCATGAGCGCAGTCTTAGGATGACGGTGGTGAAAAGACAAGCTCAGTCCCCAGCGGGGGTCTCCAGTGAGGTGGAGGTCCTTAAGGCCCTCAAGTCTCTGTTTGAGCATCACAAGGCTTTGGATGAGAAG GTTCGAGAGAGGCTCCGTGTGGCCCTCGAGAGGGTGTCTGTGTTAGAAGACCAACTTGCAGCATCTTCTCAAGAG GTAATCTCTTTAAGAGACCAAATTAAAAGACGTCAACAAGGGGTGGACGTCGGGAAAGAT CGACTTCCCAATGGTCCCTCCACTGGCCTGGAAGATAGCGAGCTGGAGAGACAGCGAGAAGGAGAGATAGAGCGGCAGAGAGCTGAACTCTCCCAGCTGAGAGAGAGGCTGGCCCTCATGTGTCGgcaa GTTGGGGAAATAGAGGAACAGCTTGCGGCCGCCAGGAGGGAGGTGACGAAGTCGGAGGAGGCCAATCAGAAGCTCCAAAGGGAAGTGAAAGAG GCCCTTTGCCAAAGGGAGGACATGGAGGAAAGGATTACAACACTAGAACGCAG GTACCTCAGCGCGCAGAGGGAGGCAACTTCGCTCCATGATATCAAAGACAAGCTGGAAAATGAGCTGGCCAgcaaggaatcactgcacagaCAG AGTGAAGAGAAGAACAGACAGCTACAGGAACGTTTAGATGAAGCCAAGCAGAAGCTGCAGCAGACCCTACAGAGGGCAGAGACGCTGCCTGAGATCGAGGCCCAGCTCGCCCAAAGGGTTGCTGCTCTCAACAAG GCAGAGGAGCGGCATGGAAACTTTGAGGAGCGACTACGGCAAATGGAAGCTCAACTTGAGGAGAAGAACCAAGAGCTGCAGAGg GCGAGGCAGAGGGAGAAGATGAACGATGAACACAACAAACGCCTCTCAGATACAGTGGACAAGCTTCTGTCTGAGTCCAATGAGAGACTACAGCTCCACCTCAAAGAGAGGATGGCGGCACTAGAGGAGAAG AATGCTCTTTCAGAGGAACTGTCCAATATGAAGAAAATCCAGGATGATCTTATAGCTAATAAG GAGCAGCTCCTTGCTGAGTTGGAGCGAATCCAGCTGGAGCTGGATCAACTGAGAGGCAGGCCTGGCTCCTCTTATTCCAG AGCGGGCAGCGTGAGCTCCCTTCCCTCCACCCTTTTTCGACGATCTCTTCCAGGGAGCTCCTCTGAGCTGCGGTATCCCCAGGGTGGAGGCTCACTACCGTCCGGCTACAGCAACTCCTCTAGCGGGGTGGTGGTCAGGCGCACACACCGAGGCCGGTGGGGGGCACCTAGAGACGACAGTAACAAG TATGGAGAGTGGGACAGCGGCACCATGCTTGGTCACGGCTTTGAGGGTGGGGAGGGTGGCTGCTCTGACGACGAGGACGACAGGGAGACTCTGTTTGGGTCGGAGCTCCTCTCTCCCAGCGGACAGACAGATGTACAGACTTTAGCCATCATGCTACAGGAGCAACTGGAGGCCATCAATAAAGAGATAAA GCTGATTCAGGAGGAAAAGGAGAGCACAGAGCTGAGGGCAGAAGAGATCGAGAGCAGAGTCAGCAGCGTGGCCCTTGATGCCCCACCTATTCCACCCTCCTCGCTGGGAGGACGGGACAGCGTTGGCAGGGGTTACATGACTCCCTCCATCACCTCCTCCACGTTGGCGTCTCCCTCACCACCTAGTTCTGGACATTCCACCCCCCGCCTGCCACATTCCCCTGCTAGGGAGACCGACAGACAG AATAGCAAAGATGGTGAAGAATGCAGAGCACTTGCCCTGATTGACTCCAACCCTCCTGTCCCTCGAGCCCTGCGACTGGACCGaatgacacacactcaccccGGGGCAGGCCTCGATGACCTCCGTGAATTTCGCAG TCTCTCTGCTGACGGTTCCACCACTGCTAGCCAGGATTCCCTCCACAAAgccagcaaaaagaaaagcatcaagTCGTCTATCGGTCGACTCTTTGGCAAAAAGGAAAAGGGGAGGATCGGTGCATCCGGGCGGGAGTCTGCCTCACTGG CCTCCACACCCTCTGATGATCTGGGTTCAGCTGACCCGTTAGGCCTGGCTAAACTTGGGACTGGAACAGTTGAGAAAGACCGCCGCAGCAAAAAGAA ACACGACCTGTTAGAGGAAGCCTGTCGCCAGGGTCTGCCTTTCGCCTCATGGGATGGCCCGACTGTTGTTACGTGGCTTGAG CTGTGGGTAGGGATGCCAGCATGGTATGTGGCGGCGTGCCGTGCCAACGTGAAGAGTGGCGCCATTATGGCAAATCTGTCGGACACGGAGATCCAGAGGGAGATCGGCATCAGCAACCCTCTACACCGACTCAAACTCCGCCTAGCCATCCAGGAAATGGTCTCCCTCACTAGTCCGTCTGCACCTGCAAGCACTCGCTCT TCAACCAGTAATATTTGGATGACACACGCTGAGATGGAGTCTCTCACTGCTGCCACCAAGCCA GCATGTTTGGCTACACCTTCCCCTTACTATTCCCTCAAAATCTGTTTTGATGTAGTGTTTTTCCAACTAATTCTCACGCACTAA